The following proteins are co-located in the Lacticaseibacillus paracasei subsp. paracasei genome:
- a CDS encoding alpha/beta hydrolase family protein, which produces MAIKATDLFKLVSLSYPSATDDGYFVQENRISEADNTYYQRICFVNHRGGTIAYGFDQKHDRHPLLSPDQQWLAFLSQASDKTTQVFLQAVNGGTAKQFSAEKEGVSYFGWQADSQALFIQTTVGAKPKKTDKQWPQPVTVSRVPYKLNGVGLLPEHVAYELRVQRLRQKTSRLVMGREHEFEVGAISPDGQTLAFTAERLPDDPNDFSQATYLLNLADQQVTMVNDQLPQAALSPEAFSADGKQLLLVGSDNHLPNVSQSHLWHYDLATKTLQDVADDIDFDIPGHVNGDFQQDLSEKVADFATADYYLTIGFDHGKTSLYAGGPDEQLTPLIGGRRHVTDYALTPDHHGVVFTESTMTVPSRLSYFDLATEEEHVIYDPNRRVTRDMGLVTPQTFNFQRDGFEIEGWYFPPQQATASHPAILYVHGGPAVGYGYTFFHEMQFLAAQGYGVICPNPRGGLGYGEAFTAAVIKHYGQGDYEDCMASVDEALKLDTTIDPDRLYVAGGSYGGFMTNWIVTHTHRFKAAVTQRSIANWLSMYGTSDIGYFFTPWELEGKWTGDLSDVKSLWDFSPLAHIDFAQTPTLVMHSENDQRCPIGQGEEFYIGLKLHGVDTKFMRFPNATHELSRSGLPNLRLARLAALVDWFKTHSATEESHQA; this is translated from the coding sequence ATGGCAATTAAAGCGACAGATCTTTTTAAATTGGTATCATTGTCGTATCCAAGTGCGACAGATGATGGCTACTTTGTTCAGGAAAATCGCATTTCGGAGGCCGATAATACTTATTATCAGCGCATTTGTTTCGTCAATCATCGTGGCGGCACTATCGCGTATGGCTTTGATCAAAAACATGATCGGCATCCGCTGCTTAGTCCAGATCAGCAGTGGTTGGCCTTTTTGAGTCAAGCATCCGATAAAACGACTCAAGTTTTCTTACAGGCGGTCAATGGCGGTACTGCCAAGCAATTTTCTGCTGAAAAAGAAGGCGTGTCCTACTTTGGTTGGCAAGCGGACAGTCAAGCACTGTTTATTCAGACGACAGTTGGCGCAAAGCCGAAAAAGACGGATAAGCAGTGGCCACAACCGGTGACGGTCTCACGTGTGCCCTATAAGTTAAATGGGGTCGGCTTATTACCAGAACATGTCGCTTATGAATTACGAGTCCAACGCCTGCGTCAAAAGACCAGTCGTTTGGTAATGGGCCGGGAGCATGAATTTGAAGTCGGGGCGATTTCTCCAGACGGACAGACCTTGGCATTTACTGCAGAGCGCCTGCCCGATGACCCAAATGATTTTAGCCAGGCAACTTATTTGTTAAATTTAGCTGATCAACAGGTAACCATGGTTAATGATCAGTTACCGCAAGCGGCCTTATCGCCAGAAGCATTTTCAGCAGATGGCAAGCAATTGCTGCTTGTGGGGTCGGACAATCATCTGCCAAATGTGTCGCAAAGTCACTTGTGGCATTATGATTTAGCGACCAAAACGTTGCAAGATGTCGCCGATGATATTGATTTTGATATTCCGGGACACGTTAATGGCGATTTTCAACAGGATTTATCTGAAAAAGTGGCTGATTTTGCCACCGCCGACTATTATCTGACGATTGGTTTTGACCATGGGAAAACGAGCTTGTATGCAGGCGGTCCCGACGAGCAGCTGACACCTTTGATTGGCGGACGTCGGCATGTAACTGATTACGCTTTAACGCCGGATCATCACGGGGTTGTTTTTACGGAAAGCACAATGACGGTTCCAAGCCGATTGAGCTACTTTGATTTGGCGACTGAAGAAGAACACGTGATTTATGATCCTAATCGTCGGGTAACACGCGATATGGGGTTGGTGACGCCACAAACATTTAACTTCCAGCGCGATGGTTTCGAGATCGAAGGTTGGTATTTCCCGCCACAGCAGGCGACAGCTTCTCATCCAGCCATTTTATATGTTCACGGCGGACCGGCAGTTGGTTATGGGTATACCTTCTTCCACGAAATGCAGTTCTTGGCTGCTCAAGGCTACGGCGTCATCTGCCCGAATCCGCGCGGTGGGTTAGGGTATGGCGAGGCCTTTACAGCGGCCGTGATTAAACATTACGGCCAAGGCGATTATGAGGATTGTATGGCATCAGTGGATGAAGCCTTGAAGTTGGATACCACCATTGATCCTGATCGTTTGTATGTGGCTGGCGGATCATACGGCGGCTTTATGACGAACTGGATTGTGACGCATACTCACCGATTTAAGGCTGCTGTTACCCAACGATCTATTGCTAACTGGTTGAGTATGTACGGTACAAGTGATATCGGCTACTTCTTCACACCTTGGGAACTCGAAGGAAAATGGACCGGTGATTTATCTGATGTGAAAAGCCTTTGGGATTTTTCACCGCTAGCCCATATCGACTTTGCCCAAACCCCGACGTTGGTCATGCACAGTGAAAATGATCAACGCTGTCCGATTGGCCAAGGCGAAGAATTTTATATTGGCTTGAAGTTGCATGGCGTTGATACTAAGTTCATGCGCTTTCCCAATGCCACGCATGAACTGTCTCGCAGCGGGCTACCGAATCTGCGACTAGCGCGATTAGCAGCCCTCGTCGATTGGTTCAAGACCCATTCAGCAACAGAAGAAAGTCATCAAGCATAA
- the nagA gene encoding N-acetylglucosamine-6-phosphate deacetylase, producing MTVTVLKHATIYTGLERIDDGYVRFDDKILAVGDMFDYRAQSGEQTFDLQGKTLIPGFIDVHAHGGYGFDAMDGDADQIDEMATKMMTHEGVTTLFATTMTQSTENIDKAMRGVKQAAERNHIIQGVHLEGPFISKVFKGAQPEEYIKNPNVDLVKQWQELSGGLVKLITYAPEDEGSQAFEDYLLAHNIVPSVGHSNATREQMLHSKATHVTHLYNAQRGLRHREPGVTGHAMLEDNMYCELICDGFHIVPDMLRLAFDQKGPERIELVTDSMRSKGMPEGKSELGGQTVYVKDKQARLKDGTLAGSVLMYKDAFKNAMSFMDASLFDAVEMSSVNQAREFNLTSKGTLEVGKDADINVLDRNNDLVATYSYGVKHDTED from the coding sequence GTGACGGTTACAGTATTGAAACACGCAACGATCTATACTGGATTAGAACGCATCGATGACGGCTATGTTCGTTTCGATGACAAAATTTTGGCAGTTGGCGACATGTTTGATTATCGCGCCCAATCTGGTGAACAGACTTTTGACCTTCAAGGGAAAACCTTGATTCCAGGGTTTATTGATGTTCACGCTCACGGCGGTTATGGCTTTGATGCCATGGACGGTGATGCAGATCAGATTGATGAAATGGCAACGAAAATGATGACGCACGAAGGGGTGACGACCCTTTTTGCAACGACCATGACGCAGTCAACTGAGAATATTGACAAAGCCATGCGTGGCGTTAAACAGGCGGCTGAACGCAACCACATTATTCAAGGCGTGCATCTTGAAGGCCCATTCATCAGTAAGGTCTTCAAGGGTGCCCAACCTGAAGAATATATCAAGAATCCTAATGTTGATTTAGTGAAACAGTGGCAGGAATTATCCGGTGGTCTGGTTAAGCTCATCACCTATGCGCCAGAAGACGAAGGGTCACAAGCATTTGAAGACTACTTGTTGGCGCACAACATTGTGCCTTCTGTTGGTCACAGTAACGCTACCCGCGAACAGATGCTGCATAGCAAAGCAACACATGTGACGCATCTCTACAATGCTCAACGCGGCCTGCGCCATCGCGAGCCTGGTGTTACCGGTCATGCGATGCTTGAAGACAACATGTATTGTGAATTAATCTGTGACGGCTTCCACATCGTGCCTGATATGCTCCGCCTCGCTTTTGACCAAAAAGGACCAGAACGAATCGAATTGGTTACCGACTCCATGCGTAGCAAAGGCATGCCAGAAGGTAAGAGTGAATTAGGCGGTCAAACAGTTTATGTCAAAGATAAGCAGGCAAGGCTTAAAGACGGCACACTTGCCGGCTCAGTTCTGATGTATAAAGATGCCTTTAAGAATGCGATGAGCTTCATGGATGCTTCCTTGTTTGATGCCGTTGAAATGTCATCGGTTAACCAAGCACGGGAATTCAACCTGACATCAAAAGGCACGCTTGAAGTCGGGAAAGATGCCGATATCAACGTTTTGGATCGCAATAACGATTTGGTTGCAACCTACAGCTATGGCGTTAAACACGACACCGAAGACTGA
- a CDS encoding metallophosphoesterase, whose amino-acid sequence MVKIAFSVDNHFDVNRVDGFEMLKKQAAYLVEHDYQIYVNAGDTYNDFTKSLAYFRALQAEVGSAVTIRFLAGNHDMVNGATYDEIQSAVDPLYLHEKILPVPGTNAVIIGNNGWYDYSLGQLGNMKTDAEYAQWKRAFWIDSAIDAPVTDAARMQRVLTTTKAALQANQTHQMIYVTHFVPIREAMEYTVDRPPWQMATALMGSAKLGDLLTGRVSAVVFGHEHFRDAPKLLSGTTYYHQPLGYGLKRLFEWQSQDWWTEWRQTLVTLTVPTLS is encoded by the coding sequence ATGGTGAAAATTGCGTTCAGTGTTGACAACCATTTTGATGTGAATCGCGTCGATGGCTTTGAGATGCTGAAGAAGCAGGCCGCTTATCTGGTTGAACATGATTATCAGATCTATGTGAATGCCGGTGATACTTACAATGACTTCACCAAATCTTTGGCTTATTTTCGCGCACTGCAGGCAGAAGTTGGGTCTGCAGTCACCATTCGCTTTTTGGCAGGCAATCACGATATGGTGAATGGCGCAACGTACGATGAAATTCAATCAGCGGTTGATCCGCTGTATCTGCATGAAAAGATTTTGCCAGTGCCTGGCACCAATGCTGTCATTATTGGCAACAATGGCTGGTATGATTATTCGCTAGGACAGCTGGGCAATATGAAAACCGATGCGGAATATGCTCAATGGAAACGCGCCTTTTGGATTGATAGTGCCATTGACGCGCCTGTCACTGATGCTGCGCGAATGCAACGGGTTTTGACCACCACGAAGGCAGCGCTGCAAGCGAATCAGACGCACCAGATGATTTATGTGACGCATTTTGTGCCGATTCGTGAGGCAATGGAGTACACAGTTGATCGGCCGCCTTGGCAGATGGCAACGGCGCTAATGGGGTCGGCCAAACTCGGCGATTTGCTGACAGGTAGAGTGTCGGCAGTGGTGTTCGGCCATGAGCATTTTCGCGATGCGCCTAAGCTTTTAAGCGGTACTACGTATTATCATCAGCCGCTTGGATATGGCTTAAAACGATTATTCGAGTGGCAGAGTCAAGATTGGTGGACTGAATGGCGGCAGACGCTTGTGACATTAACCGTGCCAACGTTGTCTTGA
- a CDS encoding GntR family transcriptional regulator produces MDAPVYIQIHNAIRADIEAGKWRVGDRIPSERDLAVTFKVSRMTLRQAIQTLVDEGILERRVGSGTYVANQKVQEKMSGVTSFTDLMQAQGKVPSSKTVSYHVAQPTSSEVEKLKLEPKEQVLRMERIRYADKIPISFETAAVPYNLVKNFTKKEMTASFYHTLEKKGGYVLGGAQQTVSAMLASERISEYLDIKRGEAILRLRQVSFLQDGTPFEYVRTQYVGERFEFYLER; encoded by the coding sequence ATGGATGCACCAGTTTATATTCAAATTCATAACGCGATTCGGGCAGATATTGAAGCAGGCAAATGGCGCGTTGGCGACCGAATTCCTTCTGAGCGTGATTTAGCTGTCACGTTTAAAGTGTCACGGATGACGTTGCGCCAAGCCATTCAAACATTGGTCGATGAAGGCATTCTCGAACGGCGCGTCGGGTCCGGTACCTATGTTGCCAACCAGAAAGTCCAAGAGAAAATGTCTGGCGTCACAAGCTTTACGGATCTGATGCAAGCACAAGGCAAGGTGCCATCCAGTAAGACAGTCTCCTACCACGTGGCCCAGCCAACAAGTTCTGAAGTTGAAAAACTTAAACTTGAGCCTAAAGAACAAGTCTTGCGCATGGAACGGATTCGTTACGCGGATAAGATTCCGATTAGCTTTGAAACGGCGGCTGTTCCATACAACCTCGTCAAAAACTTTACCAAGAAAGAAATGACAGCCAGTTTTTACCATACCTTGGAGAAAAAAGGCGGTTATGTGCTTGGCGGTGCGCAACAGACTGTCAGTGCGATGCTGGCAAGCGAACGAATCTCAGAGTATCTGGACATCAAACGTGGCGAAGCGATCCTACGTTTGCGTCAGGTATCATTCTTGCAGGACGGTACGCCGTTTGAATACGTTCGAACGCAGTATGTTGGCGAAAGATTTGAATTTTATCTAGAACGGTAA
- a CDS encoding peptide MFS transporter, giving the protein MNNSKDRTFMGHPRGLLTLSMTEFWERFSYYGMRAILIYYMYYAVEKGGLGFDQPTALSIMSIYGSLVYLSATIGGFISDRLLGSRRTVFWGGVLIMLGHIVLSLPIGATGLFGSIVLIVLGTGLLKPNVSEMVGSLYPEDDLRRDSGFSIFVMGINFGSLIAPIFVPWMADKVNFHAGFSLAAIGMFVGLIFYVIDGRKYINPADNTAPDPLKPEDVRPLVIRVVVAIAAVGVILLAMAGFNALTIANVISLITLIAIGLPIWYFVLMIRSKKVTKTERSRVIAYIPLFLAAMIFWAIEEQGSVVLALFAAQQTKLDFGFFKILPGNFQTLNPLFILLYGPLFAWLWMKLGKRQPTSPKKFYLGLIFAGASYLWMVIPVMLFGSSAKVSPLWLVMSWAIVEIGEMLISPVGLSVTTKLAPKAYSSQMMSMWFLADASAQAVNAQIVRFYTPNHEVAYFAIVGLVSVGFAVVLAFFTPRIEKLMQGVN; this is encoded by the coding sequence TTGAATAATTCAAAGGATCGCACGTTTATGGGGCATCCCCGGGGGCTATTAACCCTGTCGATGACTGAATTCTGGGAGCGGTTCAGTTACTATGGCATGCGGGCAATTCTGATCTATTACATGTATTACGCGGTGGAGAAGGGCGGCTTGGGTTTTGATCAGCCGACTGCGTTATCGATCATGTCGATTTATGGGTCACTGGTTTATTTAAGTGCTACAATCGGCGGCTTCATTAGTGATCGGTTGTTAGGCTCACGGCGAACCGTTTTTTGGGGCGGCGTGTTGATCATGCTAGGCCACATTGTTTTGTCATTGCCAATTGGGGCGACTGGACTGTTTGGTTCGATTGTTTTAATCGTTCTGGGCACGGGCTTATTAAAACCCAATGTGTCTGAAATGGTCGGTAGTCTCTATCCGGAAGATGACCTGCGACGCGATTCTGGCTTTAGTATCTTTGTCATGGGGATCAACTTCGGATCGCTCATTGCACCTATTTTTGTTCCGTGGATGGCGGATAAAGTCAATTTTCATGCTGGCTTTTCGCTAGCAGCCATTGGTATGTTTGTCGGCCTGATCTTTTACGTGATTGACGGGCGTAAATATATTAACCCAGCTGACAATACTGCTCCTGATCCGTTGAAGCCTGAAGATGTTCGCCCATTGGTGATCCGTGTGGTGGTAGCAATTGCGGCTGTTGGTGTCATTTTACTGGCGATGGCCGGGTTCAATGCGCTGACGATTGCCAACGTGATCAGCCTGATTACCTTAATCGCGATTGGCTTGCCGATTTGGTACTTTGTGCTCATGATTCGTAGTAAAAAAGTTACGAAGACTGAACGATCACGGGTGATTGCCTATATTCCGCTGTTTTTAGCAGCAATGATTTTTTGGGCCATTGAAGAACAAGGGTCTGTCGTGTTGGCGCTTTTTGCGGCCCAACAGACAAAGCTGGATTTTGGCTTTTTTAAAATTCTCCCTGGTAATTTTCAAACTTTAAATCCATTGTTTATTTTGCTTTATGGGCCGCTTTTTGCATGGTTATGGATGAAACTCGGTAAACGGCAACCGACATCGCCGAAAAAGTTTTATCTTGGTTTAATTTTTGCGGGTGCCTCTTATTTATGGATGGTTATCCCAGTGATGCTGTTTGGCAGCAGCGCCAAAGTTTCACCATTATGGCTGGTCATGAGTTGGGCGATTGTTGAAATCGGGGAAATGTTAATTTCTCCGGTTGGCTTGTCAGTCACAACCAAACTGGCACCGAAAGCTTATTCGTCACAAATGATGAGCATGTGGTTCTTAGCTGATGCCTCGGCACAAGCCGTGAATGCGCAGATTGTCCGGTTTTATACGCCAAATCACGAGGTGGCTTATTTCGCCATTGTGGGTTTGGTGTCCGTTGGCTTTGCGGTTGTCCTGGCCTTCTTCACACCACGGATCGAAAAATTAATGCAAGGTGTTAATTAG
- the proC gene encoding pyrroline-5-carboxylate reductase, which yields MTIGFIGAGNMARAIITGLLAKNAVTPEEIVLHGGQPIHYEPYAAKIGAKAVASNQAVADTADIVFLAVAPKLGVPILKTIGPTLKQRQVPIVSMLTGVLLATLEDALGSQDQPILRIMPNVNVAINAGMTAYAANDSVAGQLDGLLDLLNVLGKTMALPEDQFSTFVALAGSSPAFVYLFIDSLSRAGVKYGLTKKQATAIAAQAVMGSAQNVLASEQSPFDLIDQVSSPGGTTVAGLLAMEQAGLMSAVIKGVDATIAKDRQG from the coding sequence ATGACAATTGGATTTATTGGTGCCGGCAATATGGCACGGGCGATCATCACTGGTTTGTTAGCTAAAAATGCGGTCACGCCTGAGGAAATTGTTCTGCATGGCGGGCAACCGATTCACTATGAACCGTATGCCGCCAAAATTGGCGCCAAAGCGGTCGCGAGCAATCAGGCAGTTGCAGACACTGCCGATATCGTTTTCCTAGCTGTTGCCCCCAAACTTGGTGTGCCGATTCTAAAGACAATCGGGCCAACGCTCAAACAACGGCAGGTACCGATTGTTTCGATGCTTACCGGTGTTTTACTGGCGACCCTTGAAGATGCCCTTGGCAGTCAAGATCAACCGATCCTGCGAATTATGCCTAATGTGAATGTGGCTATCAACGCGGGGATGACGGCTTACGCGGCTAATGATAGTGTTGCGGGTCAATTAGATGGCTTACTGGACTTATTGAACGTCTTAGGTAAAACTATGGCGTTACCTGAGGATCAATTTTCGACATTTGTCGCGTTGGCAGGGTCATCACCAGCTTTTGTTTACTTATTCATCGATAGCCTATCGCGGGCTGGCGTTAAGTATGGGTTAACTAAAAAACAGGCAACAGCCATTGCTGCTCAAGCAGTGATGGGGAGTGCCCAAAATGTTTTGGCCAGCGAGCAATCGCCATTTGATCTGATTGATCAAGTCTCAAGCCCAGGTGGTACAACAGTAGCTGGCTTGTTGGCGATGGAGCAAGCAGGGCTCATGTCTGCCGTTATCAAGGGAGTGGACGCAACCATTGCTAAGGATCGTCAAGGATAA